The following coding sequences lie in one Polyodon spathula isolate WHYD16114869_AA unplaced genomic scaffold, ASM1765450v1 scaffolds_1250, whole genome shotgun sequence genomic window:
- the si:dkey-103g5.4 gene encoding uncharacterized protein si:dkey-103g5.4 isoform X6, with protein MKPAPAWSCLLFLLCGKSCTSSSLSSDSRQGSCGAGTTCTGEGSNHSRCQAGFYCPEGSAVPVPCPKGSFGPTEAALSANDCLRCPVDFFNHLEGQAACFTCGSEARQPQEGQESCLCLGEGQEFQVCSSPSDYQGYDKALGLCLCGFEDVDTVCNRECRRRQRHIIQLLCRETFQLQISDNGNKVKASVNTIETFTSSWDSIRMQRCAPKKDYAVPVYLVQTKALGFLGVLNPDPKEIQNLFWTSRKAKSHPNITSKSSGNAPHYNKTAGGNDTLGGADKHSTAHPDFQFAGILNPTACLSVGDVLVFIVSKEHYPVYDVGNLLNTNSKFDWGGFRALAEEMSLSQAASKLFSFPFTQPGVYVLKLNSNQHKKMSLRVMPVGGQCYEEGPFFPTIPRHVIQIGIARSRTASLLLRPDWPVIVGLLIGALVIFSVCVTLLILFREFGWPEKKPADPKYRKLHLKYNFDDYSSKGSTVLALKKLHRRLQRQECEEELGTGAPQVDEFWDYEQQIDLEAFDTNLFYGILLKHTVSVTTKLSQLKDEVKVLYQKTLRETESLKELLVSWTNLSGKGKLVGTAVLESFETKCREVEAEVGRRKALAVEFGRLQEKQLQLLAEDWRSREEHHVSFSAALLEAQRLLEQLCELEGRACLPEEEGSASLLTQRLASLLAQMSEEVTRECQRLGAWGVLGDGTGAHLLSRSKAEILTREDLLAPDGTVRACDVVHIDPLTGLIVPNADAQMLSASGSPVPVPRDLCVNPHTGKLLPVAGNVAFDPRRSTLVFTADCRAGELSKWEEPPIPFVPFPVCSRTGLPVKCTLGGLNPGRDLKLGGPMADPATGVPVPTLGVTIHPHTGRVHPLGGTYVSPLTKLLESIEIGGVMVHHHTGHVLPIIGVSLDPHSGCVIPVGGVLSPSGAPLLMGDTFTEPLSGKAARISGASLKGAQVVPHGGGYQASLDALTLACRVRVTACLNQCRASLQEHSLLKESTGELAKAWRRSQLCLIHTACELERQRERTRSLADSGGSWGLMKYPGTQLLLPAVAGVGYPDPGGSGMEVPLLGVQGDGSRGELIPLAGTMEDPDGKGLVPISIGARAVDPVTGEIAPVVGARFDPCRNTVVPKTQTCSRSLRGKTSLQVVDLLEREMKLRDEYWKDQRQKEEELLRGLTDLLQNYCSTNARGGKEKARWKDHITVLRGLCVCVCVLQARWKDHITVLRGLCVGLQGASLAETQRRAFQASDLSFAMPSQVIYIMTKVDREEGEQHTRFAAVFGEMLEKVSQASDKMKQEEDRLRAQAQQSRIQPGEQGVNLKYRKVHSRLLKDSWETLLRRQAGVDVALCRLLYLRELSYLHAVTGKTLLSGSSYWSGDYQMIRHQPTENPQRASEAKQRELIPLLEQLLPLLQENRVLHLSPGTPRPASGEEPWESMQMSCFQDCVVGHSSTRSHRLISERTALETSSRAWTTSVPADKGRSAVFLRDSSEGASEFHRSVEIQTQALDEMPAAETQLIPTTREAATPKETLPTSATVDKHGKARPSDRKNPHKWQRLLQRSPLFQLLKELDGGLRASAQAAGLILPEEEGKTRAAADRPFLELLDAQWVCEGELTPLNIQSLTAREITVYQHGQSLLRSLQTHIHAPVVTLLLATSLPSNNYTSNAFRHSFFYQEAQKILFIRRQRLQSVGGFTLLLLHCVSHIAAGGMTSDSCPVFLRLFYQALEASFSELYSSCSHSPVLTDILQQGEPCSEGAQSALAGLLQGPTSRAFPQQKYNEAAVYSKIESLVKSKMVEMKREYFTQPSRRSGPRNDVDRGPQRRCGRGEAGLPLSADEIQEKVDRLNEEMSELLGCEYRGKRKGSLPEAAATQPCPPPCRESLLRHIEELERECGLSRGCENNPSG; from the exons ATGAAGCCAGCCCCAGCCTGGAGCTGCTTGCTCTTTCTATTGTGTGGAAAGTCCTGCACTTCATCCAGCCTGAGCTCAGACTCCAGGCAGGGAAGCTGTGGCGCTGGAACCACCTGCACAGGAGAGGGAAGCAACCACAGCCGGTGCCAAGCAG GGTTTTACTGTCCAGAAGGAAGCGCAGTTCCTGTCCCGTGTCCCAAAGGCAGCTTTGGCCCCACTGAAGCAGCACTGAGTGCAAACGACTGTCTCAGGTGTCCTGTGGACTTCTTCAATCACCTGGAGGGCCAGGCAGCTTGCTTTACCTGCGGCTCGGAGGCCAGGCAGCCCCAAGAGGGGCAGGAGAGCTGCCTGTGCCTTGGAGAAGGACAGGAGTTCCAG gtctgctcctctccctctgactATCAGGGTTATGACAAAGCCCTGGGGCTGTGCTTGTGTGGATTTGAAGACGTGGACACTGTGTGCAACAGAGAGTGTCGGAGGAGGCAGAGACACATCATCCAGCTCCTCTGCAGAGAAACCTTCCAGCTGCAGATCAGTGACAATGGAAACAAG GTGAAAGCGTCAGTCAACACCATTGAAACCTTCACAAGCAGCTGGGATTCTATCAGAATGCAAAGATGTGCTCCAAAGAAGGACTACGCTGTGCCAGTGTACCTCGTACAAACAAAGG CGCTGGGATTTCTGGGGGTGTTGAATCCCGATCCTAAAGAGATACAAAACTTGTTCTGGACGAGCAGGAAGGCAAAAAGTCACCCAAATATAACTTCAAAGAGTTCTG gAAACGCCCCTCACTACAATAAAACAGCTGGGGGAAACGACACCCTCGGTGGAGCTGATAAACATTCCACAGCCCACCCAGACTTCCAGTTTGCAGGGATTTTAAACCCCACAGCGTGCCTTAGTGTTGGAGACGTCCTCGTATTCATTGTATCAAAGGAACACTATCCTGTTTACGATGT CGGTAATCTGCTCAACACTAACAGCAAGTTTGACTGGGGAGGATTCAGAGCGCTGGCAGAGGAGATGAGTCTCTCTCAAGCTGCCTCAAAGCTGTTCTCCTTCCCCTTCACCCAGCCTGGGGTGTATGTACTGAAACTGAACAGCAACCAGCATAAGAAGATG TCCCTCAGAGTGATGCCTGTGGGAGGCCAGTGTTACGAGGAAGGCCCGTTCTTCCCGACCATTCCTCGGCATGTGATCCAAATCGGTATCGCCCGGAGCCGAACTGCCAGCCTCCTGCTCCGTCCAGACTGGCCCGTCATTGTGGGCCTGCTGATCGGAGCTCTTGTCATCTTCAGTGTGTGCGTGACGCTGCTG attttattcaGGGAGTTTGGATGGCCTGAAAAGAAGCCAGCAGACCCAAAGTATAGGAAACTGCATCTCAAATACAACTTTGACGATTATTCTTCGAAAGGATCCACGGTCCTCGCTTTGAAAAAGCTCCATCGCAGGCTGCAGAGACAGGAGTGTGAAGAGGAGCTGGGAACTGGGGCTCCACAAG TCGATGAGTTCTGGGACTATGAGCAGCAGATTGACCTGGAAGCGTTTGACACAAATCTGTTCTACGGAATCCTGCTGAAGCACACTGTCTCCGTGACAACAAAACTCAGCCAGCTTAAAGATGAG GTGAAAGTTTTATATCAGAAAACACTGCGTGAAACAGAGTCCCTGAAGGAGCTCTTGGTGAGCTGGACTAACCTGTCTGGAAAGGGAAAGCTCGTTGGTACAGCGGTGCTggagagctttgaaacaaagtgCCGGGAG GTGGAGGCAGAGGTGGGCCGCAGGAAGGCCCTGGCTGTGGAGTTTGGCAGGCTCCAGGAGAAACAGCTGCAGCTGCTGGCTGAGGACTGGAGGAGCCGAGAGGAGCACCATGTGAGCTTCAGCGCCGCCCTGCTGGAAGCTCAGCGGCTGCTGGAGCAGCTCTGTGAGCTGGAAGGCcgtgcctgcctgcctgaggAGGAGGGCAGTGCCAGCCTGTTAACCCAGCGCCTCGCCTCGCTGCTTGCCCAGATGTCAGAGGAGGTGACACGGGAGTGCCAGAGACTGGGAGCCTGGGGGGTGCTGGGGGACGGCACTGGGGCTCATCTCCTATCCAGAAGCAAAGCAGAGATCCTGACAAGAGAGGACCTGCTGG CTCCTGACGGGACAGTGCGAGCTTGTGATGTGGTCCACATTGACCCCCTGACCGGACTGATCGTCCCGAACGCTGATGCTCAGATGCTGTCAGCCAGTGGCTCCCCCGTGCCGGTGCCCCGGGACCTCTGTGTGAACCCCCACACCGGGAAGCTCTTACCTGTCGCAGGTAACGTGGCCTTCGACCCAAGGAGATCCACACTGGTCTTCACTGCAGACTGCAGAGCAG GCGAGCTCAGTAAGTGGGAGGAGCCTCCCATCCCGTTTGTTCCATTTCCGGTGTGCAGCAGGACTGGGCTGCCAGTGAAATGTACTCTGGGAGGATTAAACCCTGGGAGGGACCTGAAGCTCGGGGGGCCCATGGCAGATCCAGCAACAGGGGTTCCAGTGCCCACGCTGGGGGTCACTATTCACCCTCACACTGGCCGTGTACACCCCCTGGGAGGCACCTACGTCAGCCCGCTCACAAAGCTGCTGGAGTCCATTGAGATCGGAGGGGTCATGGTGCACCACCACACTGGACATGTGCTTCCTATCATTGGAGTGAGCCTGGATCCCCACTCCG GTTGCGTGATTCCAGTCGGCGGGGTGCTCAGTCCCTCTGGTGCCCCCCTGCTTATGGGAGACACCTTCACGGAGCCCCTGAGTGGGAAGGCAGCCCGTATCTCCGGGGCCAGCCTCAAGGGGGCGCAGGTGGTGCCGCACGGAGGGGGCTACCAGGCCTCACTGGACGCCCTGACGCTGGCCTGCAGGGTGCGAGTGACAGCCTGCCTGAATCAGTGCAGAGCTTCTCTTCAGGAGCACAGTTTGCTGAAGGAATCGACGGGAGAGCTGGCTAAGGCTTGGAGAAGAAGCCAGCTGTGCCTCATACACACTGCGTGTGAGCTGGAGCGACAGCGGGAGCGCACCAGGAGCCTCGCAGACAGCGGAGGGAGCTGGG GGCTCATGAAGTATCCAGGGACACAGCTGCTCCTCCCCGCTGTGGCTGGAGTGGGGTACCCCGACCCGGGAGGCTCAGGAATGGAGGTGCCCCTCCTGGGGGTGCAGGGAGACGGGAGCAGGGGGGAGCTGATCCCTCTCGCAGGAACCATGGAGGATCCAGACGGGAAAG GGCTTGTTCCTATCAGTATTGGAGCCAGAGCTGTGGATCCAGTTACTGGGGAAATCGCTCCCGTCGTGGGGGCTCGCTTTGACCCCTGCAGAAACACTGTGGTGCCCAAAACTCAAACCTGTAGCCGCTCTCTGAGAGGAAAAACAAGCTTACAAGTG GTTGATTTGCTGGAAAGGGAAATGAAGTTAAGAGATGAATACTGGAAGGACCAAAGGCAGAAAGAAGAAGAACTCCTAAGAGGCTTGACCGATTTACTGCAGAATTACTGCAGCACTAACGCAAGGGGCGGGAAGGAGAAG gctcGCTGGAAGGATCACATCACTGTTCTcagagggctgtgtgtgtgtgtgtgtgttttgcaggctcGCTGGAAGGATCACATCACTGTTCTCAGAGGGCTGTGTGTTGGGCTGCAGGGGGCCTCTCTGGCTGAGACACAGCGAAGGGCATTTCAAGCATCGGATCTGTCCTTCGCAATGCCGTCACAAGTCATCTACATCATGACTAAAG TTGACAGGGAGGAAGGGGAGCAGCACACCCGCTTTGCAGCTGTGTTCGGGGAGATGCTGGAGAAGGTAAGCCAGGCTTCAGACAAGATGAAGCAGGAGGAGGACAGACTGAGAGCCCAGGCCCAGCAGAGCAGGATTCAGCCGGGAGAGCAGGGTGTGAATCTCAAGTACAGGAAG GTGCACAGCCGCTTGCTGAAGGACTCTTGGGAGACCCTGCTGAGGAGACAGGCTGGTGTAGACGTGGCTTTGTGCAGGCTGCTGTACCTGCGGGAGCTGTCCTACCTGCACGCCGTCACAGGGAAG ACCCTGTTATCTGGATCATCATATTGGTCTGGCGATTATCAGATGATCCGCCACCAACCCACTGAAAACCCCCAGAGAGCTTCAGAAGCAAAGCAGCGGGAGTTAATCCCCTTACTGGAGCAGCTGCTGCCCTTGCTGCAAGAGAACAGAGTGCTCCACCTCTCCCCTGGGACCCCCCGGCCAGCCTCCGGTGAGGAGCCGTGGgagagcatgcagatgagctgcTTTCAAGATTGTGTTGTAGGTCACTCCAGCACACGGTCACACCGTCTCATTTCAGAGAGGACTGCTTTGGAAACTTCATCCAGAGCTTGGACTACCTCTGTCCCAGCAGACAAAG GGCGCTCTGCTGTCTTTCTGAGGGACTCTTCTGAAGGTGCTTCTGAGTTTCACAGATCAGTGGAAATCCAGACCCAAGCTTTAGATGAAATGCCAGCAGCAGAAACGCAACTGATTCCTACAACAAGAGAAGCAGCCACTCCGAAAGAGACGCTGCCCACATCAGCGACAGTCGACAAGCATGGAAAAGCCAGACCGTCTGACCGGAAAAATCCACACA AGTGGCAGCGGCTGCTGCAGCGCTCTCCGCTGTTCCAGCTGCTGAAGGAGCTCGATGGGGGACTGAGGGCCAGTGCGCAAGCTGCAGGACTGATCCTACCAGAGGAAGAAGGGAAGACAAGAGCAG CCGCTGACAGGCCCTTCCTGGAGCTGCTGGACGCGCAGTGGGTGTGTGAGGGGGAGCTGACTCCACTCAACATACAGAGTCTGACAGCTCGAGAGATCACTGTGTATCAGCATGGCCAGTCCCTGCTTCGCTCCCTGCAGACACACATTCAC GCCCCTGTGGTCACTCTGCTGCTTGCCACCAGTCTGCCTTCAAACAACTACACCAGCAATGCCTTCCGTCACTCATTCTTCTACCAG GAAGCTCAGAAGATCTTGTTCATTCGAAGGCAGCGGCTGCAGTCTGTGGGCGGCTTCACCCTCCTGCTCCTTCACTGTGTGTCTCACATTGCAGCAGGGGGCATGACCAGTGACTCCTGCCCTGTCTTTCTGCGCCTCTTTTACCAG GCTCTGGAAGCCAGTTTCAGTGAGCTGTACTCCTCGTGCTCACACTCTCCTGTCCTGACGGATATCCTCCAGCAGGGGGAGCCGTGCAGTGAGGGAGCTCAGAGTGCGCTTGCTGGGCTGCTGCAGGGCCCCACCAGCAGGGCGTTTCCACAACAG AAGTACAATGAAGCTGCCGTCTACAGCAAGATCGAGAGCCTGGTGAAAAGCAAAATGGTGGAAATGAAGCGAGAATATTTCACACAGCCTTCGAGAAGAAGCGGCCCCCGAAACGACGTGGACAGGGGGCCACAAAGAAG GTGTGGCCGAGGAGAAGCAGGTCTGCCTCTGAGCGCCGATGAGATCCAGGAGAAGGTGGACCGTTTGAATGAAGAGATGTCAGAGCTGCTGGGCTGTGAATACAGGGGGAAGAGGAAGGGAAGTCTCCCTGAAGCAGCAGCCACACAGCCCTGCCCTCCGCCCTGCAGAGAATCCCTGCTGAGACACATCGAGGAGCTGGAGAGGGAGTGTGGGCTGAGCAGAGGCTGTGAAAACAATCCAAGCGGCTAG